In the genome of Candidatus Stygibacter australis, one region contains:
- a CDS encoding right-handed parallel beta-helix repeat-containing protein, with product MQVTDENGSELHLEADLITVTSQRVHNITQNTWHSEISQGMNYAEASDTLIIHPGIYQETLDFHGKPLYLRSLYYQTGNESYIDSTIIELLSRIIIDDEINWFEITGFRIRNCPEAVMWIEDGANGRISHCLFENNVGYPSCDGGVFYIRDAGEIEIDHCQIRENDYVYGGFINVVYDSYVKVSNTEITNNTGSNCESAIRCGMNSFLQVSNCTISDNEGWGIKLNGCELVLLNTIIYNCEEEAIYDGNSVDYLIFNCNIEDFEDSYVYDSLEDDEYGYVIETEPGFIDPEISDYSLSDSSPCINVGTAYFEYDGIVYLDLDESEYHDFAPDIGA from the coding sequence TTGCAAGTAACTGATGAAAATGGCAGCGAACTTCATCTGGAAGCTGATCTGATCACTGTAACCTCACAACGGGTGCACAATATCACTCAGAATACCTGGCACAGCGAAATCAGCCAGGGGATGAATTATGCAGAGGCAAGTGATACTCTGATCATTCACCCGGGTATCTATCAGGAAACCCTTGATTTTCATGGTAAACCTCTATATTTAAGATCATTGTATTATCAGACTGGAAATGAGAGTTATATTGATTCCACAATTATTGAACTATTATCACGTATAATAATCGATGATGAGATTAACTGGTTTGAAATTACAGGTTTCAGAATTAGAAACTGCCCGGAAGCTGTTATGTGGATAGAAGATGGAGCAAATGGGAGGATTAGTCATTGTCTATTCGAGAATAATGTGGGTTATCCTTCCTGTGATGGAGGTGTATTTTATATCAGAGATGCTGGAGAAATTGAGATAGACCATTGCCAAATCAGAGAAAATGACTATGTTTATGGTGGCTTCATTAATGTTGTTTATGATTCTTATGTAAAAGTTAGTAATACGGAAATAACTAATAATACAGGTAGCAACTGTGAAAGTGCCATTCGGTGTGGAATGAATAGTTTTCTGCAAGTCTCAAATTGCACCATATCAGATAATGAAGGTTGGGGCATAAAACTAAATGGTTGTGAGCTTGTACTGCTGAATACTATTATCTATAATTGTGAAGAAGAGGCAATTTATGATGGCAATAGCGTAGATTATCTGATCTTTAATTGCAATATAGAGGATTTTGAGGATTCATATGTGTATGACTCTCTTGAGGATGATGAATATGGCTATGTGATAGAAACAGAGCCTGGATTTATTGATCCTGAAATTTCTGATTATTCGCTGTCTGATAGTTCCCCATGTATCAATGTCGGGACGGCTTACTTTGAATATGACGGTATTGTCTATCTTGATCTGGATGAAAGTGAATATCATGATTTTGCTCCGGATATTGGTGC
- a CDS encoding right-handed parallel beta-helix repeat-containing protein, whose protein sequence is MKRIAIIIWVLCILLSGVVYCNIIDIAKDGSGEFVSIQAGIEVANNGDTLLVAPGTYLEGIDFLEKEILVASWFFTTEDTSFISSTIIDGEGILENVVIIQNLETENLVFSGFSIRNMTPEGGVGISCHGGTSPRIEHCHIMIEQARGIEVIGVDPVISDIAVTGNGMEWSIGIFITNSDAHVLNCNVTQAYRGLAVYYHSNPLIENCEFVGNYSGAHIDGVTFAELNNCLFAENYGLFHSTFKLDGESFCLLRNCTIANNTNGGGSLFCTQLSFTFLVNCIVANDGVPAETVDWSHYRYAACSLDYEIAAEEDVMLNTDWDCQLAEDYSLGVGSPGIDTGLAEFEYQEDVGWLPVEHYGGISFSIEDYNGLRPDRGYHESEISAPLHAYFYVEEDNVCAGSPLQFQDYSTGEIVEWQWDFENDGIIDSYEQYPIHIY, encoded by the coding sequence ATGAAGCGAATTGCAATTATAATTTGGGTATTATGTATTTTATTATCAGGAGTAGTTTACTGTAATATCATTGATATTGCGAAGGATGGCAGTGGAGAATTTGTATCTATTCAAGCAGGAATTGAAGTGGCAAATAATGGTGACACATTGCTGGTTGCTCCTGGAACTTATCTGGAAGGGATAGATTTTTTAGAGAAGGAAATCCTGGTTGCTTCCTGGTTTTTTACAACAGAGGACACTTCCTTTATCAGTAGTACGATCATAGATGGTGAAGGTATTTTAGAGAATGTTGTGATCATACAAAATCTGGAAACGGAGAATTTAGTGTTTAGCGGATTTTCGATTAGAAATATGACTCCGGAAGGAGGAGTGGGGATTTCTTGTCATGGTGGCACAAGCCCACGTATAGAGCATTGCCATATTATGATCGAGCAGGCAAGAGGGATAGAAGTAATCGGTGTGGATCCGGTTATAAGTGATATTGCAGTTACAGGAAATGGAATGGAGTGGAGCATAGGTATATTTATAACAAACTCAGATGCTCACGTATTGAATTGTAATGTAACGCAGGCATATAGGGGATTGGCAGTATATTATCATAGTAATCCCCTGATTGAGAATTGCGAATTTGTAGGTAATTATTCTGGAGCGCATATCGATGGTGTAACTTTTGCAGAACTGAATAATTGCCTGTTTGCAGAAAATTATGGCTTATTCCATTCTACTTTTAAACTGGACGGAGAATCTTTCTGTTTGTTAAGGAATTGCACAATAGCCAACAATACAAACGGGGGAGGCTCGCTATTTTGCACCCAGTTATCATTTACATTTCTGGTTAACTGCATTGTAGCCAATGATGGAGTTCCTGCTGAAACTGTTGACTGGTCACATTATCGTTATGCTGCCTGCAGCCTGGATTATGAAATAGCTGCTGAAGAAGATGTGATGCTGAATACTGACTGGGATTGTCAATTGGCAGAAGATTACAGCCTGGGAGTCGGTTCGCCGGGTATCGATACAGGTTTGGCTGAATTTGAATATCAGGAAGATGTGGGCTGGTTGCCGGTAGAACACTATGGCGGCATAAGCTTTAGTATAGAGGATTATAATGGCTTGCGTCCTGACCGTGGGTATCATGAAAGTGAAATATCAGCCCCCTTGCATGCTTATTTCTATGTGGAGGAAGATAATGTGTGCGCTGGAAGTCCGCTGCAGTTTCAGGATTATTCTACTGGAGAAATAGTAGAGTGGCAGTGGGATTTTGAGAATGACGGTATTATAGATAGTTATGAGCAATATCCAATTCATATTTACTAG
- a CDS encoding right-handed parallel beta-helix repeat-containing protein: MKLMTILIGAFFLLISVIVYGDIIDIAVDGSGDYTSIQSGIEVASDSDTVLVAPGIYYEGIDFLEKEILVASWYFTTQDTSFISSTIIDGEDILENVVLIENLETDNTIFSGFSLRNMSVEGGVGIYYSGGTNPRIEHCHIYIEQGGGISLHGGEPVISDIVVTGTGAEWGTGIYITNSDAQVLNCRVTQAYMGLAIYYHCSPFIENCEFVGNYCGAHIEGVVFAELDNCLIAESYGAERYAFELDNESFCLLRNCTIAGNTNEMGSLFCRQISFTFLANCIVANNGVPAVPIAWSHFRYAACVLDYEIAAEEDVMLNTDWDCQLSGDYSLGAGSPCIDTGISEFEYQEDVGSFTLEHYEGISFNIEDYNGLRPDRGYRESEIPAPLHAYFYVEEDNVCAGSPLQFQDYSTGEIVEWQWDFENDGIIDSNEQYPVHIYEEEGIYSVSLQVTDENGSELYLETDLITVTSQRVHNISQNTWHSEISQGMNYAEAGDTLIIHPGIYQEVLDFQGKPLYLRSLYSETGDESYIDSTIIEPLSRIIIDDEINWFEITGFRIRNCPEAVMWIRDGANGRISHCLFENNGGYFATDGGVFYIRDAGEIEIDHCQIRENEYTYGEFINVVSDSQVKVSNTEITQNTGINCESAIKCGSSSFLQITNCTIADNEGWGIRMNNCELVLLNTIIYNCEDDAIFNDYGTDFLIFNCDIEDFEDLSVYGLLDDDEYGYVIETEPGFVDPEVFDYTLTDSSACINAGTAYFEYDGTIYLNLDESEYHGFAPDIGAYENTNVENDEEDIAPVRMNMINYPNPFNPVTTIKFTLPASDIVTLNIYNIKGQLVKQLLNEKLKSGCHEISWEGINESGNACTSGLYFLRLQNSYDQINRRILLLK, translated from the coding sequence ATGAAGCTAATGACAATTTTGATTGGGGCTTTTTTTCTTTTAATATCAGTAATTGTTTATGGTGATATTATTGATATTGCTGTAGACGGCAGTGGAGATTACACATCAATACAATCAGGGATCGAGGTGGCAAGTGATAGTGACACGGTATTAGTGGCACCGGGGATATATTATGAAGGGATCGATTTTCTGGAGAAGGAGATTTTAGTGGCTTCCTGGTATTTTACTACCCAGGATACATCTTTTATCAGTAGTACGATCATAGATGGAGAAGATATTCTGGAGAATGTAGTGCTCATAGAAAATCTGGAAACGGATAATACAATATTTAGCGGATTTTCCCTTAGAAATATGTCTGTTGAAGGTGGGGTGGGGATATATTATTCAGGTGGAACAAATCCGCGTATAGAGCATTGCCATATTTATATCGAGCAGGGAGGTGGGATAAGTTTACACGGTGGGGAGCCGGTTATAAGTGATATTGTAGTAACAGGAACTGGAGCAGAATGGGGCACTGGTATATATATAACAAATTCAGATGCTCAAGTATTGAATTGCCGAGTAACGCAGGCATATATGGGTCTGGCAATTTACTATCATTGCAGCCCCTTTATAGAAAATTGCGAATTTGTGGGTAATTATTGCGGAGCACATATCGAAGGAGTAGTTTTTGCGGAGCTGGATAATTGCCTGATCGCAGAAAGCTATGGAGCAGAGAGATACGCCTTTGAGCTGGATAACGAATCTTTTTGTTTATTGAGGAATTGTACTATTGCCGGTAATACAAACGAAATGGGCTCGCTTTTTTGCAGACAGATATCATTTACATTTCTGGCTAATTGCATAGTAGCTAATAATGGAGTCCCTGCTGTACCTATTGCCTGGTCACATTTCAGGTATGCAGCCTGTGTCTTGGATTATGAAATAGCGGCTGAAGAAGATGTGATGCTGAATACAGATTGGGACTGCCAGTTATCAGGAGATTACAGTTTAGGTGCTGGCTCACCTTGTATTGACACCGGTATATCAGAATTTGAATATCAGGAAGATGTAGGAAGTTTTACATTGGAACATTATGAGGGCATCAGCTTTAATATAGAGGATTATAATGGCTTGCGTCCAGACAGGGGTTATCGTGAAAGTGAAATTCCGGCTCCTTTGCATGCTTATTTTTATGTGGAGGAAGATAATGTGTGTGCTGGAAGTCCGCTGCAGTTTCAGGACTATTCTACTGGAGAGATAGTAGAGTGGCAATGGGATTTCGAGAATGACGGTATTATAGATAGTAATGAGCAATATCCAGTTCATATTTACGAGGAAGAAGGAATTTACAGCGTATCATTGCAAGTAACTGACGAAAATGGCAGCGAACTATATCTGGAAACTGATCTGATAACTGTAACGTCACAACGGGTGCACAATATCAGTCAGAATACCTGGCACAGCGAAATAAGCCAGGGTATGAATTATGCAGAGGCAGGAGACACTTTGATCATCCACCCGGGTATTTATCAGGAGGTGCTTGATTTTCAGGGTAAACCACTATATTTAAGATCATTATATTCTGAGACTGGGGATGAAAGTTATATTGATTCCACAATTATTGAGCCATTATCACGAATAATAATCGATGATGAGATCAACTGGTTTGAAATAACAGGTTTCAGAATTAGAAACTGCCCGGAAGCCGTTATGTGGATTCGAGATGGAGCAAATGGGAGGATTAGTCATTGTCTATTCGAGAATAATGGGGGTTATTTTGCCACTGATGGAGGTGTATTTTATATCAGGGATGCTGGAGAAATTGAGATAGACCATTGCCAAATCAGAGAAAATGAATATACTTATGGCGAATTCATAAATGTTGTTAGTGATTCTCAGGTGAAAGTCAGTAATACGGAAATAACTCAGAATACGGGGATTAATTGTGAGAGTGCCATCAAATGCGGAAGCAGCAGTTTTTTGCAGATCACTAATTGCACGATTGCCGATAATGAAGGTTGGGGTATAAGAATGAATAATTGTGAGCTTGTTCTGCTGAATACTATCATTTATAATTGTGAGGATGATGCAATCTTTAATGACTACGGTACAGATTTTTTGATCTTTAATTGTGATATAGAAGATTTTGAGGATTTATCTGTGTATGGACTTCTTGATGATGATGAATATGGCTATGTGATAGAAACAGAGCCTGGATTTGTTGATCCTGAGGTTTTTGATTATACGCTGACTGATAGTTCTGCCTGTATCAATGCCGGGACGGCTTACTTTGAATATGACGGCACAATCTATCTGAATCTGGATGAAAGTGAATATCATGGTTTTGCTCCGGATATTGGTGCTTATGAGAATACTAATGTGGAAAATGATGAAGAAGACATCGCACCTGTGCGGATGAATATGATCAATTACCCTAATCCCTTTAATCCAGTGACTACTATTAAATTTACTTTACCAGCCAGTGATATTGTGACACTGAATATTTATAATATTAAAGGTCAATTAGTGAAACAACTGCTTAATGAGAAATTAAAGTCAGGATGCCATGAAATTAGCTGGGAGGGGATTAATGAGTCAGGTAATGCCTGTACCAGCGGCTTGTATTTTTTACGTCTGCAAAATAGTTATGACCAGATTAACCGGAGGATACTGCTCTTGAAATAA